In Paracoccus aerodenitrificans, the following are encoded in one genomic region:
- a CDS encoding bifunctional allantoicase/(S)-ureidoglycine aminohydrolase produces the protein MADRSYYSPKGGLPPQTQLLTDRAMFTDAYAVIPRGTFSDIVTSFLPFWDKARFWVIARPLSGFAETFSQYIGELLPGGGSDRPETSPEAEAVIFVVEGGLTLTLAGKQHLMEPGGYAYIPPGTGWSLRNEGDSAARFHWIRKAYQAVDGLDAPDAFVTNERDIAPTEMPDCGGVWATTRFVDPADLRHDMHVTIVTFQPGGVIPFAETHVMEHGLYVLEGKAVYRLNQDWVEVEAGDFMWLRAFCPQACYAGGPGPFRYLLYKDVNRHMNLPR, from the coding sequence ATGGCCGACCGCAGCTACTATTCACCGAAAGGCGGGCTGCCGCCGCAAACGCAGCTTCTGACCGACAGGGCCATGTTCACCGATGCCTATGCGGTGATCCCTCGCGGTACGTTCAGCGACATTGTGACCTCATTCCTGCCATTCTGGGACAAGGCGCGGTTCTGGGTCATTGCCCGTCCGCTTTCCGGCTTCGCGGAAACATTCTCGCAATATATCGGGGAACTGCTTCCCGGCGGTGGCAGCGACCGGCCAGAGACCAGTCCCGAAGCCGAGGCGGTGATTTTCGTGGTCGAAGGCGGGCTGACGCTGACTCTGGCGGGCAAGCAGCACCTGATGGAGCCGGGCGGCTATGCCTATATTCCGCCGGGCACCGGCTGGTCTCTGCGCAATGAAGGCGACAGCGCCGCGCGGTTTCACTGGATCCGGAAAGCCTATCAGGCGGTTGACGGTCTGGATGCACCAGACGCTTTCGTGACGAATGAGCGCGATATCGCTCCGACGGAAATGCCGGATTGCGGCGGTGTCTGGGCGACGACACGCTTTGTCGATCCCGCCGATCTGCGTCACGATATGCATGTGACCATCGTGACCTTCCAGCCCGGCGGCGTCATTCCCTTCGCGGAAACCCATGTGATGGAGCATGGTCTCTATGTGCTGGAGGGCAAGGCTGTCTACCGGCTCAATCAGGACTGGGTCGAGGTGGAAGCCGGAGATTTCATGTGGTTACGCGCTTTCTGCCCACAGGCCTGCTATGCGGGTGGACCCGGGCCGTTCCGCTATCTTCTGTACAAGGATGTGAATCGGCACATGAACCTGCCGCGCTGA
- a CDS encoding nucleobase:cation symporter-2 family protein: MASDMTANTVDEILPPAKLFTLGLQHVLVMYAGAIAVPLIVGRALGLEPEQVAFLISADLFVCGVITIVQSYGMTPFFGVKLPVMMGVTFASVGPMVSIALANPGTEGARMLFGSIMAAGVISMLIAPAMSRLIRFFPPVVTGSIILVIGVSLMRIGINWIFGVPVGPTAPYLVSPEAASWVEAASALPGAPALPEGFAVAPSVANPAYAPFQNMIIAAIVLVTIILVMKYSKGFLANISVLVGIVVGAAVAASLGLMHFDRVDTAGWFALITPLHFGMPIFDPIMILTMTLVMIVVMIESLGMFLALGEMCGRRPTPQQMAAGLRTDGLGTFVGGLFNTFPYTSFSQNVGLVGVTGVRSRFVCVMGGVIMIVLGLVPKMGALVEALPTVVLGGAGLVMFGMVASTGIRILTAVDFKDRRSNALIVAISLGMGMIPLVAPEFKMHFPHAIHPLIDSGILLASLTALALNIIFNGAEPLSDDELRETALQSDGGH, encoded by the coding sequence ATGGCCTCAGATATGACGGCAAATACCGTTGACGAGATACTGCCCCCAGCAAAGTTATTCACGCTGGGTTTGCAACATGTACTGGTGATGTATGCCGGCGCAATCGCCGTGCCGCTTATCGTTGGCCGTGCACTTGGACTTGAACCCGAACAGGTGGCGTTTCTGATTTCCGCCGACCTGTTCGTCTGCGGCGTGATCACGATCGTGCAATCCTATGGGATGACGCCGTTTTTCGGGGTCAAGCTGCCGGTGATGATGGGTGTGACATTCGCCTCGGTCGGGCCGATGGTGTCGATTGCACTGGCCAATCCGGGGACAGAGGGCGCACGGATGCTGTTCGGCTCCATCATGGCCGCCGGGGTGATTTCGATGCTGATCGCGCCCGCCATGTCGCGGCTGATCCGCTTTTTCCCGCCGGTGGTGACCGGCTCGATCATTCTGGTGATCGGGGTCAGCCTGATGCGGATCGGGATCAACTGGATCTTCGGCGTGCCGGTCGGCCCGACCGCGCCCTATCTGGTCAGCCCCGAGGCAGCCAGCTGGGTCGAGGCAGCAAGTGCGCTTCCCGGCGCTCCGGCCCTGCCAGAGGGCTTCGCCGTTGCGCCAAGCGTCGCCAACCCCGCATATGCGCCGTTCCAGAACATGATCATCGCCGCAATCGTGCTGGTCACGATCATTCTGGTGATGAAATATTCCAAGGGCTTCCTGGCGAATATCTCGGTTCTTGTCGGCATCGTTGTCGGCGCTGCCGTCGCTGCCTCGCTTGGTCTGATGCATTTCGACCGCGTCGATACGGCTGGCTGGTTCGCGCTGATCACGCCGCTGCATTTCGGGATGCCGATCTTCGATCCGATCATGATCCTCACGATGACGCTGGTCATGATCGTGGTGATGATCGAATCACTCGGCATGTTCCTTGCGCTCGGAGAGATGTGCGGACGCCGTCCGACGCCGCAGCAAATGGCGGCAGGTCTCAGGACTGACGGGCTGGGGACCTTTGTCGGCGGTCTGTTCAATACCTTCCCCTACACCTCGTTCAGCCAGAATGTGGGCCTTGTCGGCGTGACCGGCGTACGCTCGCGTTTCGTCTGCGTCATGGGTGGGGTCATCATGATCGTGCTGGGTCTGGTGCCGAAAATGGGCGCTCTGGTCGAGGCTTTGCCGACCGTGGTTCTTGGCGGTGCCGGTCTGGTCATGTTCGGGATGGTCGCCTCGACCGGTATCCGCATCCTGACCGCGGTGGATTTCAAGGACAGACGTTCGAATGCGCTGATCGTCGCCATCTCTTTGGGGATGGGAATGATCCCGCTGGTTGCACCTGAATTCAAGATGCACTTCCCTCACGCTATCCACCCGCTGATCGACTCCGGTATTCTGCTGGCGTCGCTGACGGCTCTGGCGCTGAATATCATCTTCAACGGTGCAGAACCTCTTTCGGATGACGAACTGCGTGAGACCGCACTTCAGTCCGATGGCGGTCACTGA
- a CDS encoding malate synthase G has protein sequence MGHVQKSGLQVAEKLAEFTESLLLPGTGISADDYWAGLADLVARFGSRNADALKKREDLQEALDRWHIAHRSSEHDAAEYRAFLDQIGYLVAEGPDFVIETANVDPEIASVSGPQLVVPVMNARFALNAANARWGSLYDALYGSDALGSLPEGKGYDPERGAKVIAWGKDFLDQAVPLDGIGHADATAYVIRDGALIAEADGTQAGLSNPNAFAGYIGDAANPKGIVLVHNGLHIIINIDRDHAIGKSDKAGVSDLRLESALSAIMDCEDSVAAVDANDKVLAYGNWLGLMKGTLEESFEKGGKPMTRRLAGDIAYTTPDGQPASLKGRALMFVRNVGHLMTNPAILTENGSEIPEGIMDALYTVTAALHDLNGKQMNSAHSVYVVKPKMHGPDEVALADEIFGAVEDILGLPRYTVKLGIMDEERRTSANLKECIRAARHRVAFVNTGFLDRTGDEIHTSMEAGVMKRKAQMKDEPWLSAYEDRNVDIALACGFQSKGQIGKGMWAMPDRMEAMLEAKIGHPKSGANCAWVPSPTAATLHATHYHQVNVRERQDEILKQIPRSSLDKLLEIPLAPSNFYSEEDIDAEILNNAQGILGYVVRWVDQGVGCSKVPDINDVGQMEDRATCRISSQMLANWLHHGVVSEERVMEAMKNAAAIVDRQNQGDPDYLPMGDGSDSLAFQAACDLVFKGREQPSGYTEPLLHEYRLKFKDKHNVA, from the coding sequence ATGGGACATGTGCAGAAATCCGGCCTTCAGGTTGCTGAGAAACTTGCCGAGTTCACCGAGAGCTTACTTTTGCCGGGTACGGGCATTTCAGCAGACGATTACTGGGCCGGACTTGCTGATCTTGTCGCCCGTTTCGGATCGCGCAATGCAGATGCACTGAAAAAACGCGAGGATCTGCAAGAGGCGCTTGATCGCTGGCATATCGCGCATCGCAGTTCCGAACATGATGCGGCTGAGTATCGCGCATTTCTGGATCAGATCGGCTATCTGGTCGCCGAGGGTCCCGATTTCGTGATCGAGACCGCGAATGTAGACCCCGAAATTGCCAGCGTTTCGGGCCCTCAGCTTGTGGTTCCGGTGATGAATGCGAGGTTTGCGCTGAACGCGGCGAATGCGCGTTGGGGCAGCCTGTATGATGCGCTGTATGGATCCGATGCTCTTGGCAGCCTGCCCGAAGGCAAGGGCTATGACCCTGAGCGCGGCGCAAAAGTGATCGCCTGGGGCAAGGATTTTCTGGATCAGGCGGTTCCGCTTGACGGGATCGGCCATGCCGATGCCACGGCCTATGTGATCCGCGATGGCGCTTTGATCGCTGAGGCGGATGGTACGCAGGCCGGTCTGTCCAACCCGAACGCGTTTGCGGGCTATATCGGCGACGCGGCCAATCCGAAGGGGATCGTGCTGGTCCATAACGGCCTGCATATCATCATCAATATCGACCGTGATCACGCGATCGGCAAATCCGACAAGGCCGGCGTGTCCGATCTGCGTTTGGAATCTGCCCTTTCCGCAATCATGGATTGCGAGGATTCCGTCGCGGCGGTCGATGCCAATGACAAGGTTCTGGCCTATGGTAACTGGCTTGGCCTGATGAAGGGCACGCTTGAGGAGAGCTTTGAAAAAGGCGGCAAGCCGATGACCCGCCGTCTGGCCGGGGATATTGCCTATACGACGCCGGACGGTCAGCCTGCCTCGCTGAAAGGCCGGGCGCTGATGTTCGTGCGCAATGTCGGCCATCTGATGACCAACCCGGCCATTCTGACCGAGAACGGCTCGGAAATCCCGGAAGGGATCATGGATGCGCTGTATACCGTCACGGCGGCCCTGCATGATCTGAACGGCAAGCAGATGAACTCTGCGCATTCGGTCTATGTGGTGAAGCCGAAAATGCACGGCCCCGATGAGGTCGCTCTGGCGGATGAAATCTTCGGCGCGGTCGAGGATATTCTCGGCCTGCCGCGCTATACGGTGAAGCTGGGTATCATGGATGAAGAGCGTCGTACCTCGGCCAATCTCAAGGAATGCATCCGTGCCGCGCGGCATCGGGTTGCCTTCGTGAATACCGGCTTCCTCGACCGCACGGGGGACGAAATTCACACCTCGATGGAAGCGGGCGTCATGAAGCGCAAGGCTCAGATGAAGGATGAGCCCTGGCTGTCCGCCTATGAGGACCGCAATGTCGATATCGCGCTCGCCTGCGGTTTTCAGAGCAAAGGCCAGATCGGCAAGGGGATGTGGGCCATGCCCGACCGGATGGAGGCGATGCTGGAAGCCAAGATCGGCCATCCGAAATCCGGCGCGAATTGCGCGTGGGTCCCGTCGCCGACCGCGGCCACGCTGCATGCGACGCATTACCATCAGGTCAATGTTCGTGAACGTCAGGACGAGATCCTGAAACAGATCCCGCGCAGTTCGCTGGATAAGCTGCTGGAAATTCCGCTTGCCCCGTCGAATTTCTATTCCGAGGAAGATATCGACGCTGAGATCCTGAACAATGCGCAGGGTATTCTCGGCTATGTCGTGCGGTGGGTCGATCAGGGTGTCGGCTGCTCGAAAGTGCCGGATATCAACGATGTCGGCCAGATGGAGGACCGCGCGACCTGCCGGATCAGCTCTCAGATGCTGGCGAACTGGCTGCATCATGGCGTGGTGAGCGAAGAACGCGTGATGGAGGCGATGAAGAATGCCGCTGCCATCGTGGACCGCCAGAATCAGGGTGATCCGGATTATCTGCCGATGGGTGACGGTTCGGATTCGCTGGCGTTTCAGGCGGCATGCGATCTTGTTTTCAAGGGGCGAGAGCAGCCCTCGGGCTATACCGAGCCGCTGCTTCACGAATATCGCCTGAAATTCAAGGACAAGCACAACGTCGCCTGA
- a CDS encoding LysR family transcriptional regulator — MAYLDNIRTFVRVYDLGSMSAAARDLRISAAVASSRISQLEEHLGVRLFQRTTRMLNPTEQGQIFYPGAVRILEAVDEAEAEISDVTENPRGTLYIAAPLGVGQRLIAPAVPMFREKYPEIKIRLRLSDRKLDITAEGLDAAFIIGQPEDSSLRIRKIADCPRILCASPDYLARRGHPRTSAELVGDKHDCLNLRFPGAPEFQWPLQSADGIKRIPVVGPLECDHGEVLTGWALAGMGIALKPVFEVVDHLKARRLVNVLPKEPPLPVQMACLYTHRRRQDPKTRLFIDFIVDHIQKALRESA, encoded by the coding sequence ATGGCCTATCTCGACAATATCCGCACCTTCGTTCGTGTTTACGATCTTGGCTCCATGTCTGCCGCCGCACGGGATTTGCGGATTTCGGCGGCCGTGGCGTCGTCGCGGATCTCTCAGCTTGAGGAACATCTGGGCGTCAGGCTGTTCCAGCGAACCACGCGCATGCTGAACCCGACCGAGCAGGGGCAGATCTTCTATCCCGGCGCGGTGCGTATCCTTGAGGCGGTGGACGAGGCCGAGGCGGAAATCAGCGATGTGACGGAAAACCCGCGCGGCACATTGTATATCGCGGCACCTCTGGGCGTCGGTCAGCGCCTGATTGCGCCTGCCGTGCCAATGTTCCGCGAGAAATATCCCGAGATCAAGATAAGGCTGCGCCTTTCTGACCGGAAGCTGGATATCACCGCCGAGGGTCTGGACGCGGCGTTCATCATTGGCCAGCCAGAGGATTCCTCGCTGCGCATCCGCAAGATCGCGGATTGCCCGCGCATTCTGTGCGCCTCGCCCGATTATCTGGCCCGTCGCGGGCATCCCAGAACCAGCGCCGAGCTGGTGGGGGACAAGCACGACTGCCTGAATCTCCGTTTCCCCGGTGCCCCAGAGTTTCAATGGCCGCTTCAGAGCGCCGACGGCATCAAGCGCATCCCCGTTGTCGGGCCTCTGGAATGCGATCACGGAGAGGTGCTGACCGGATGGGCTCTGGCAGGGATGGGGATCGCGCTGAAGCCGGTCTTTGAGGTGGTCGATCATCTCAAGGCGCGGCGTCTGGTTAACGTTTTGCCGAAAGAGCCGCCTTTGCCGGTGCAGATGGCATGCCTGTATACGCATCGCAGGCGGCAGGACCCAAAAACGCGGCTGTTTATCGACTTTATCGTCGATCATATCCAGAAAGCCCTGCGCGAATCGGCCTGA
- a CDS encoding DUF6635 family protein: MNDAGKSQSAALPSRPVISGRDETGLIRAREAEIRRFVRARYGIRETIALHRAALGWDILRAPLNVALSPLFLIIRLIASLLSLLGAKRAGAWLAARQIFLTSDVAQRIEADLLVFFRQLKEKGLGPAASQDTIRREISAYAELRNAVAEITTSLIVLVAGLVLFSRATPGVISLTGPLAEMRAYGSAVDNFWLGERMGRAWYWAFPVELSPWEVIATGIVLALIASLITTFAGLIADPVQWATGIHRRRLMRLINRLDDPASEKGGSGLQREHLLARMGDLSDAVLSALRSWKS, from the coding sequence ATGAACGACGCCGGAAAAAGCCAAAGCGCCGCTCTCCCCTCGCGTCCGGTCATCAGCGGGCGGGACGAAACCGGGCTGATCCGCGCCAGAGAGGCAGAGATCCGTCGCTTCGTCCGCGCACGTTACGGTATCCGGGAAACCATTGCGCTGCATCGCGCGGCCCTTGGCTGGGATATCTTGCGGGCGCCGCTGAATGTCGCGTTGTCGCCGCTTTTCCTGATCATCCGGCTGATCGCCTCGCTTCTGTCGCTGCTTGGCGCGAAACGTGCCGGAGCATGGCTGGCCGCGCGTCAGATCTTCCTGACCTCCGATGTCGCGCAGCGTATCGAGGCCGATCTGCTGGTGTTTTTCCGTCAGCTTAAGGAAAAGGGCCTAGGCCCCGCCGCCTCGCAGGACACCATCCGGCGTGAGATCTCGGCCTATGCTGAACTGCGCAACGCCGTCGCGGAAATCACGACATCCCTGATCGTTCTGGTCGCCGGACTGGTTCTGTTCAGCCGCGCGACGCCCGGCGTGATTTCTCTGACAGGACCGCTGGCCGAGATGAGGGCGTATGGCTCTGCCGTGGATAATTTCTGGCTAGGAGAGCGGATGGGCCGGGCCTGGTACTGGGCCTTCCCGGTCGAGCTTTCGCCCTGGGAAGTCATCGCGACCGGCATCGTTCTGGCGCTGATCGCCTCATTGATCACGACATTCGCGGGGCTGATCGCCGATCCGGTCCAATGGGCGACCGGGATCCATCGCCGCCGTCTGATGCGGCTGATCAACCGGCTGGACGACCCTGCAAGCGAAAAAGGCGGCAGCGGCCTGCAAAGAGAACATCTTCTGGCGCGGATGGGCGATCTGTCGGATGCGGTGCTCAGCGCATTGCGAAGCTGGAAAAGCTGA